The genomic window GCTGCCCGCGGTAACAATAGACGTCTATGACAAAAACATCCTTATCCAATATTTTAAGTCGTACGAACAACAGAGAAAGGAGGGTATTTACCATGCCCTGCATGAACTTCTGACACCTGAAACGATCACGGAAAAGATACGACTCAAGGGTGAAGACGTCAAAACGGATCTGATTTGTGGACAAAAAATTCCGGAAAATTTCGTGGCGCTGGAAAACGACATTTCATTCGCGATATCATTTCTGGAAGGAGGCGGAACAGGCCTCTTTTTAGATCAGCGTGACAACCGGAAGAAGGTGCAACTTCTCGCCAAAGACAGAGAAGTGCTGAACTGCTTTTGTTATACCTCTTCTTTCTCCGTGTATGCAAGCCTTGGGGGAGCAGCCAGAACGATCAACGTGGACTTATCAAAAAAGGCCATAGAATGGAGTAAGAGGAATTTCTTTCTGAACCACTTGGACGCAAACAATCATGAGTTCATTGTGGGAGATGTATGGGATTGGACGAAA from Candidatus Brocadia sp. includes these protein-coding regions:
- a CDS encoding class I SAM-dependent rRNA methyltransferase, translated to MSSYKSIIQKAWALRKKYVNLAGTNAYRLINSYGDGLPAVTIDVYDKNILIQYFKSYEQQRKEGIYHALHELLTPETITEKIRLKGEDVKTDLICGQKIPENFVALENDISFAISFLEGGGTGLFLDQRDNRKKVQLLAKDREVLNCFCYTSSFSVYASLGGAARTINVDLSKKAIEWSKRNFFLNHLDANNHEFIVGDVWDWTKLFQKKGRTFDMIILDPPSFSTSKTAVFAVEKDFPQLLGRGLNLLREDGILIFSTNLAKMNFSKLFQLLPKIKNFTSKPYKLMGVSSQGLDFPIDGIHLEEPYLKFIMLS